In Comamonas sp. lk, the following proteins share a genomic window:
- a CDS encoding tyrosine-type recombinase/integrase, whose amino-acid sequence MVNSMPYFRARKQKSGNVHYYFDTGSRPRKEIPLGSDYREAVKKWIELSAMPIATASETFADLADRYEAEVMPLKAPTTQATQRGDMKKLREFFCQPSPAPLNSIKPKHIYQMLQWAKGTPTTANRLKRLFSHMFNTARAWGWTECENPCAGIEGHSLGKREVYISDAVYSAVYEHSDEPLQHAMDLAYLTGQRPGDVLSLTHADIVDGLLIIKQSKTSAPLRFEIEGQLQALLAKIAERKSSFRSEAASLLLNQRGQAMSKHMLKNAFTSAREAAALTATKTGDADLAAQIRAFWFYDLRAKAADDVADDRGELAASRQLGHTSVQTTKRHYLRRGARVKATK is encoded by the coding sequence ATGGTTAATTCAATGCCCTATTTCCGGGCGCGCAAACAAAAGTCCGGGAATGTTCACTATTACTTCGACACGGGTTCTCGACCGCGCAAAGAGATACCACTGGGAAGCGACTACCGAGAGGCAGTAAAGAAATGGATTGAGCTCTCTGCGATGCCCATTGCGACTGCGTCTGAAACTTTCGCTGACCTGGCTGACAGGTACGAGGCTGAGGTAATGCCACTAAAGGCACCAACGACCCAGGCCACCCAACGCGGTGACATGAAAAAGCTGCGCGAATTCTTCTGTCAGCCATCCCCTGCACCGCTGAACTCCATCAAACCCAAGCACATCTATCAAATGCTGCAATGGGCTAAGGGCACGCCGACAACAGCAAACCGACTTAAGCGCCTGTTCTCCCATATGTTCAATACTGCACGTGCATGGGGATGGACTGAATGCGAGAACCCATGTGCAGGCATCGAGGGCCACTCGCTTGGCAAGCGAGAAGTCTACATATCTGATGCCGTTTACAGCGCGGTCTATGAGCACAGCGACGAGCCACTTCAGCACGCCATGGATCTGGCCTATTTGACTGGGCAACGGCCTGGGGATGTCCTATCACTCACGCATGCAGACATTGTCGATGGACTCCTGATCATCAAACAAAGCAAGACTTCAGCACCGCTACGTTTTGAGATTGAGGGACAACTTCAGGCCTTGTTAGCGAAGATCGCCGAGCGAAAAAGTAGCTTTAGGTCAGAGGCTGCCAGTCTTCTGCTCAACCAGCGGGGTCAAGCCATGTCCAAACATATGCTGAAAAACGCATTTACGTCCGCGCGTGAAGCTGCGGCATTAACGGCAACGAAGACTGGCGATGCTGACTTGGCTGCTCAGATTCGCGCATTCTGGTTCTATGACCTCCGGGCCAAGGCCGCTGATGACGTTGCGGATGATCGAGGTGAGCTGGCCGCATCAAGGCAGCTGGGCCACACCTCGGTACAGACCACAAAACGGCATTACTTGCGGCGAGGGGCCCGAGTAAAGGCCACAAAATAG
- a CDS encoding DUF4224 domain-containing protein, with product MTTFLTPDEIKELTGVNTGKNGKKREELQVSALRTMKIPFYINAVGRPIVTRSTIEGSTRKKEQAPSWEPALSHG from the coding sequence ATGACAACCTTCCTTACACCAGACGAAATCAAGGAGCTGACCGGCGTTAACACGGGAAAAAATGGAAAAAAGCGCGAAGAACTCCAGGTGTCGGCACTCCGCACAATGAAAATCCCGTTCTATATCAACGCCGTAGGCCGCCCAATCGTTACTCGCTCAACGATTGAAGGCTCTACAAGGAAAAAAGAACAGGCCCCTTCCTGGGAGCCTGCGCTGAGTCATGGTTAA
- a CDS encoding GGDEF domain-containing protein produces the protein MSEVKDQIFVFAPSMTILLLAGLLAICWIFLRQHKFLLWQSCSYAFSIIPVSFQSYASFEKLNRYALLTGTLYLLGAWFLTMSWAERWRVSTQPKSALLIYLVTMAALFHYSQSEPSLQARLHVLSAATGLVMLLPILSAFRTGSARDWLDRILLGLAVIFTSFTFTRPFLITLNRNTGMAEYTQSAYWLISSMSILVFAMIFTVLTVAIAMKETVNQLRDERDHDALTKVLNRRAFHEVAQRRLANRRLYPMAVLTADIDHFKRINDTWGHDRGDEVLKLVSATLQRNVRNQDLVARFGGEEFVLLLTGISPQSATNVAQRIQLELRSDNALLPTGHPLTLSFGIASITDSSELEHSLKRADELLYSAKNAGRDCVHVSGITYPDIHFEDTLPIGEALAPLTS, from the coding sequence ATGTCCGAAGTAAAAGACCAAATCTTTGTGTTCGCCCCGTCAATGACCATTTTGCTTTTGGCTGGTCTACTTGCTATCTGTTGGATTTTCCTTCGTCAGCATAAATTTTTACTTTGGCAAAGCTGCTCTTATGCATTTTCTATAATTCCAGTCAGTTTTCAAAGCTACGCGTCGTTTGAGAAACTCAATCGCTACGCGCTACTCACTGGGACGCTGTATCTGCTAGGCGCTTGGTTTCTAACAATGAGTTGGGCTGAGCGATGGAGGGTTTCTACACAACCCAAATCTGCATTGTTAATTTACCTAGTAACAATGGCGGCACTGTTCCACTACAGCCAATCTGAACCAAGCCTCCAAGCACGTTTGCATGTACTCAGCGCAGCAACGGGACTCGTTATGCTGCTACCAATCCTTTCTGCGTTCAGGACTGGGAGTGCCAGAGATTGGCTTGATCGCATATTGCTCGGGCTTGCGGTAATTTTCACATCCTTTACTTTCACAAGACCTTTTCTCATAACCCTCAATCGGAACACAGGAATGGCTGAATACACTCAGTCAGCATATTGGCTGATCTCCTCAATGAGCATTCTGGTTTTCGCAATGATTTTTACTGTTCTGACAGTGGCGATTGCCATGAAGGAAACGGTCAATCAACTGCGCGATGAGCGTGACCATGATGCACTGACGAAAGTCTTGAACCGGCGTGCCTTTCATGAAGTTGCTCAGCGACGTCTTGCGAATAGGCGGCTTTATCCCATGGCTGTTTTGACTGCGGATATCGATCACTTCAAACGCATCAATGACACCTGGGGGCACGACCGCGGCGATGAAGTACTCAAACTAGTCTCCGCGACTTTGCAGCGTAATGTTCGCAACCAAGACTTGGTAGCTCGGTTCGGTGGGGAAGAGTTTGTGCTGCTATTGACAGGAATCAGTCCGCAGAGTGCTACAAACGTAGCTCAGAGAATCCAGCTTGAGCTTCGCTCTGACAACGCGCTTTTGCCCACAGGCCACCCTTTGACCCTTAGCTTTGGCATCGCCTCGATCACAGATTCATCGGAGTTGGAACACTCCTTAAAGAGAGCCGACGAACTTCTCTATAGCGCAAAAAATGCCGGCCGCGATTGCGTACATGTGTCAGGCATAACCTATCCGGATATCCACTTTGAGGACACGCTGCCTATAGGCGAAGCTCTGGCACCACTCACTAGTTAG
- a CDS encoding recombination-associated protein RdgC: MFKSMIIYRIAESWQGDLQTLEDALQKTVFAECGATQERSVGWTSPRSEAHGLLAESVAGQWVMRFMSESKMLPASVLNRKVNEKAAHIEATEGRKPGKKEKRELKDEAKLDLLPMAFTKQSSMWVWIDPQARTLVLDTSAQGRADEVVTLLVEGLTGFSLALLDTQTSPQAAMAHWLMTQEPPAGFTADRETELKATDESKAVVRYARHPLDIDEVRQHIEHGKLPTKLAMTWDDRVSFVLTEGLQIKNIALLDAVMDGNGQDDGGFDTDVTIATGELSRLIPDLIEALGGEGRTGLGDLPASLAANASTTGSKVAPTDTVPGEDPF, encoded by the coding sequence ATGTTCAAGAGCATGATCATTTACCGCATTGCCGAGAGCTGGCAAGGCGACCTTCAGACGCTGGAAGATGCGCTGCAAAAGACGGTGTTTGCCGAATGTGGCGCCACACAGGAGCGCAGCGTGGGCTGGACATCACCACGCAGCGAGGCCCATGGCCTGCTGGCCGAGTCAGTCGCCGGTCAATGGGTGATGCGCTTCATGAGCGAATCCAAAATGCTGCCGGCCAGCGTGCTCAATCGCAAGGTCAATGAAAAGGCCGCGCACATCGAGGCCACCGAGGGCCGTAAGCCCGGGAAGAAAGAAAAGCGCGAACTCAAGGATGAAGCCAAGCTGGATCTGCTGCCCATGGCCTTCACCAAGCAGAGCAGTATGTGGGTCTGGATCGATCCGCAGGCGCGCACCCTGGTGCTCGATACCAGCGCCCAGGGCCGCGCCGATGAGGTTGTCACGCTGCTGGTGGAAGGCCTGACTGGCTTTAGCCTGGCACTACTGGACACGCAGACCAGCCCACAGGCGGCCATGGCGCACTGGCTGATGACGCAGGAGCCGCCAGCGGGCTTCACCGCAGACCGCGAAACAGAGCTGAAAGCAACCGACGAATCCAAGGCCGTGGTGCGCTACGCCCGACACCCGCTGGATATTGATGAAGTGCGCCAGCACATCGAGCACGGCAAGCTGCCGACCAAGCTGGCAATGACCTGGGACGACCGCGTGAGCTTTGTGCTGACCGAAGGCCTGCAGATCAAGAACATCGCGCTGCTGGATGCGGTCATGGACGGCAACGGCCAGGACGATGGCGGCTTTGATACCGATGTGACCATTGCCACGGGTGAGTTGTCGCGCCTGATTCCTGACCTGATCGAAGCCCTGGGCGGCGAAGGCCGCACCGGCCTGGGCGACCTACCCGCCTCACTAGCTGCCAACGCCAGCACCACCGGATCGAAGGTTGCACCTACCGATACCGTCCCAGGCGAAGACCCGTTTTAA